In the genome of Spea bombifrons isolate aSpeBom1 chromosome 11, aSpeBom1.2.pri, whole genome shotgun sequence, one region contains:
- the LOC128469046 gene encoding histone H1B-like, translating to MAETAPSPAPPPAETSAKKKQPKKPAAAKSRPVKSGPGVSELIVKAVSASKERSGVSLAALKKALAAGGYDVEKNNSRLKLALKGLVSKETLIQLKGSGASGSFKLNKKQLESREKTSKKKEIPVKPKKVAPKKVVKSPKKAPAGVKKSPKKIKKPSAVAKSPKKPKVVKAKKAGKSPAKKATKPKAKSPAKPKAKKAAPKK from the coding sequence ATGGCCGAGAcagctccttccccggcgcctCCACCGGCAGAAACCTCTGCCAAGAAGAAACAGCCGAAGAAGCCGGCAGCTGCAAAAAGCCGTCCTGTGAAGTCCGGTCCCGGTGTCTCCGAGCTGATTGTGAAAGCGGTCTCTGCGTCCAAGGAGCGCAGCGGAGTGTCTCTCGCAGCTCTTAAAAAAGCACTCGCTGCTGGCGGCTACGACGTAGAAAAGAATAACAGCCGCCTGAAGCTCGCTCTCAAGGGTCTGGTGTCTAAAGAGACCCTGATCCAGCTGAAAGGAAGCGGTGCCTCTGGCTCTTTCAAGCTGAACAAGAAGCAGCTGGAGAGCAGAGAGAAGACATCAAAGAAGAAGGAAATTCCCGTAAAGCCTAAAAAAGTAGCCCCTAAGAAGGTTGTGAAGTCGCCCAAGAAAGCCCCTGCAGGAGTGAAGAAAAGCCCGAAAAAGATCAAGAAACCGTCGGCCGTTGCCAAGAGTCCCAAGAAGCCTAAGGTTGTTAAAGCGAAGAAAGCTGGCAAGAGCCCAGCTAAGAAGGCCACAAAGCCCAAGGCTAAAAGCCCCGCTAAGCCCAAGGCTAAAAAGGCAGCCCCCAaaaagtga
- the LOC128468881 gene encoding histone H3 — translation MARTKQTARKSTGGKAPRKQLATKAARKSAPATGGVKKPHRYRPGTVALREIRRYQKSTELLIRKLPFQRLVREIAQDFKTDLRFQSSAVMALQEASEAYLVGLFEDTNLCAIHAKRVTIMPKDIQLARRIRGERA, via the coding sequence ATGGCTCGCACCAAGCAGACAGCCCGTAAGTCCACCGGAGGAAAGGCTCCCCGGAAGCAGTTGGCGACCAAAGCTGCGAGGAAAAGCGCTCCAGCTACCGGTGGCGTGAAGAAGCCACATCGCTACCGCCCGGGCACCGTAGCTCTTAGGGAAATCCGCCGTTACCAGAAGTCTACGGAGTTGCTTATCAGAAAGCTGCCTTTCCAACGGCTGGTCCGTGAGATTGCTCAAGACTTCAAAACCGATCTACGTTTCCAGAGTTCTGCTGTTATGGCTCTCCAGGAAGCCAGCGAGGCTTACCTCGTGGGGCTTTTCGAAGACACCAATTTGTGCGCTATTCACGCTAAGCGGGTTACTATCATGCCAAAAGACATTCAGCTGGCTCGCAGGATCAGAGGAGAACGTGCCTAA
- the LOC128469004 gene encoding histone H4, whose translation MSGRGKGGKGLGKGGAKRHRKVLRDNIQGITKPAIRRLARRGGVKRISGLIYEETRGVLKVFLENVIRDAVTYTEHAKRKTVTAMDVVYALKRQGRTLYGFGG comes from the coding sequence ATGTCTGGCCGTGGCAAAGGAGGTAAGGGACTCGGGAAAGGTGGCGCAAAGAGGCACAGGAAGGTGCTTCGGGATAACATCCAGGGTATCACCAAGCCTGCTATCCGCCGTTTGGCTCGCAGAGGAGGTGTAAAGCGTATTTCTGGACTGATCTATGAGGAGACCCGTGGTGTGCTCAAAGTGTTTTTGGAGAACGTGATTCGTGACGCAGTCACTTATACTGAGCATGCCAAGAGGAAAACCGTTACCGCTATGGACGTGGTGTATGCCTTGAAACGCCAAGGCCGTACTCTGTACGGTTTCGGAGGATAA